CAGGCCGCCCCCCGCTTACCCCCACCGGCTGATGAGCCGCTCGCGATCCAACAGCCGGATGCTGGCCACCAGCAGCGCCACATCCAGCAGGAGCACCACGGCGCCCTGCAAGGCGTAGTAGCCCACCCCCGCGTGGAGCCACCCCGCCACCTGGCCCCCCACCAGCCCCACCAGCGGCAGCACCACCAGGGCCGAGAGCTGCTGCGCGGTGCGCGCCTCGGACACGCGCGCCGAGAGCAGCACCGCCACCCCGTTGCCAAAGAAGGCGAACAGGGGCGCGAGGACGAAGATGCCGAAGGTCCACAGCGCATTGGGCATCAGCGGCGCGTGCACCAGCGGCCACGCCACCACGTCCACCCCCACGCAGAACAGGAAGAAGGCGAGCCACGAGATGCCCACCGCGGGCACCAGCGAGGCGAGGCTCTTGCCCGCCACCAGCTCGGCGGCCGTCACCGGCGAGGAGAGCAGGGGCTCCAGCGTGCGCCGCTCCTTCTCCCCCGCCACGCTCTGCGAGGAGATGAGGATGGGGACGAAGACGGGCATGACCAGGAACATGCCGAACCAGTCGGTGAGCGTCCGCTCGATGAGGAACAGCGCCGCGTTGGCGCCCAGGGGCAGCTCCCGGTTGTAGTACTGGGCGATGACCCGGAGGTTGGGGTCATCCGGCCGCGCCGCGTACGCCCACACCACGCCGATGGGGACCAGGATGAACACCAGGGGCAGCACCCCCATGGACAGCAGCAGGCCCACGTTCTTGCGCAGGTCCAGGAAGTCCTTCCAGAAGATGGCCAGGGCACGCTTCGGCCGGAACGCCATGTTCACACCCTCCCCTGCCGGATGAGCTCCAGGTACACCTCTTCGAGCGGCCGGTGCGCGGGCACCGCGCTGTGCACCCGCGCCCCTGCACTCACCAGGCAGGAGAGCACATCCGGGGCCTGGGCATCCTCGGTGAGCAGCACCCGCAGCTTGCCGCCCTCGCTCAGCACCGTGGGCTGAAAGGGCAGCGCCTCCAGCACCGCCCGGAAGCGCTCCCCCTCCCCCTCCACCCGTATCTCCAAGGACTGGCCCGCGCGCCGCAGCTCCTTGAGCGGGGCCAGCGCCAGCAGCCGGCCCTGAATGACGGCCACGCGCGAGCACAGCCGCTCCACCTCGGCCAGGTTGTGCGAGCAGAGCACGATGGTGCGCCCCTCCGAGGCCAGCTCCGCCACCGCGTCGCGCACCGCGCGCGCTGACTCCGGATCCAACCCGGAGGTGGGCTCGTCCAGGAAGATGACCCGGGGGCCGTGCACGAGCGTGCGCACGATGGCCAGCTTCTGACGCATGCCCTTGGAGAACCCGCCGCAGGCCTCATCCTCCCGCCCCGCGAGCCCGAAGCGCTCCAGGTAGGACTGGATGCGCGGCCACACGGCCGCCTCGTCCAGCTCGTGCAGCTTGATGAAGAAGCGCAGGTTCTCCCGGGCCGTCAGCCGGTCATACAGCCCGGGCTGCTCCGTGAGCAGGCCCACCGCGCGGCGCAGCGCCTCGCCTTCGGTCCGCACGGAGTGGCCCCCCACGGTGGCCTCCCCCGAGGAGGGCTGGAGCAGCCCGGTGAGCATGCGCACCGTGGTGGTCTTCCCGGCCCCGTTGGGCCCCAGCAGCCCGAACACCTCGCCGGGCTGGACCTCGAATGTGAGCCCCTCCACCGCCGGGCGCGTTCCGAACCGCTTGGCCAGCTCCCGAACCTGAATGCCGCTCAATCGATGGTCACCAGGATGAACTTATTGTTGATGTCGCGGTCGATGACCTTGACGTTCTTGCCCGCGCCGACCGCGTTGGTCAGCACGCTGAGCCGGTTGTGCTCCACGAGCGCCCACTCCCGGCCGGGCTGCGCCGCGTAGTTGCGCATGCGCGTCGAGGAGTCGCCGCCCCGGAACTGCTCCACCGTGTTGCGCGAGTAGAACGTCTCGCCGCGCCAGTTCATCATGAACGCCGCGATGGGCTCACCCGGCTGGCGCTGGCCGTAGTAGCGCCAGAACAGGTCGCGCTGCGTCCAGTGGTGGGACAGGGTCACCCAGTGGTGCCAGTTGAACCAGACCGCGAAGATCAGCGCGAACAGCCAGAAGCTGCCGAAGAGCACCCCGCGCGTCTGCCGCAGCGCCGCCACCACGCACAGCCCGCCGCTCAAGGCGAAGGCGAACCCCAGCCCCTTCTTCACGTTCACCGGCTCCATGAAGGCGCGCAGCAGCGCGTCCTCCCCGGCCGCGCCCCGGAAGCCCCGCCAGCAGAGCAGCACTCCCGCCAGGGCATAGAGGCCGGTCAGCAGCAGCAGGCCCTTGCGCTCCTCGCAGCCCTTGGTCAGGGCGTGCCAGACGGTGAACGCGCCCACCCCCAGCAGGGCCGCACCGGCCAGCCCCAGCGCGGACACGCTGCCCCGGAGCACCACCGCCGTCAGGGCCCCAGCCCCCGCCAGCACCAGCAGCACGGCGATGGCCTGCCCCGCGTAGGACTTCTCCTTCGAGGTAATCGCGTCCAGCGCCAGGTAGGCCCCCACCACCAGCAGCACCGCGGTGATGAGGTCTCCCATCCACAGCGGCCGGGAGGCGAACAGGGTGATGGGCTTGGTGACGAGGTCCACCGGGTACAGCCGGTCGTAGTTGTAGACGAAGAGGTCCGTGAAGTTCTTCGGGTGCTCGGCCAGGTCCTTGCCCACCAGCACGAAGAGGATCAGCCCAAAGAGCAGGCTCACCGCGTGCTCCGAGGGCCCGTCCTGCCACAGCCGGTCGATGAAGAGGGCGATGAGGACTGCCAGCCCCGGCAGGATGGGGAACACGTAGTGGTGGAACTTGGTGGCGCTGGAGGCCAGCAGCCAGAAGGTGAAGGCCACCCACAGCACGGCGATGAGCGCCAGGTGGTCGGCCCGCGAGGCCGAGCGCAGCTTGA
The sequence above is a segment of the Stigmatella aurantiaca genome. Coding sequences within it:
- a CDS encoding ABC transporter permease subunit, with amino-acid sequence MAFRPKRALAIFWKDFLDLRKNVGLLLSMGVLPLVFILVPIGVVWAYAARPDDPNLRVIAQYYNRELPLGANAALFLIERTLTDWFGMFLVMPVFVPILISSQSVAGEKERRTLEPLLSSPVTAAELVAGKSLASLVPAVGISWLAFFLFCVGVDVVAWPLVHAPLMPNALWTFGIFVLAPLFAFFGNGVAVLLSARVSEARTAQQLSALVVLPLVGLVGGQVAGWLHAGVGYYALQGAVVLLLDVALLVASIRLLDRERLISRWG
- a CDS encoding ABC transporter ATP-binding protein → MSGIQVRELAKRFGTRPAVEGLTFEVQPGEVFGLLGPNGAGKTTTVRMLTGLLQPSSGEATVGGHSVRTEGEALRRAVGLLTEQPGLYDRLTARENLRFFIKLHELDEAAVWPRIQSYLERFGLAGREDEACGGFSKGMRQKLAIVRTLVHGPRVIFLDEPTSGLDPESARAVRDAVAELASEGRTIVLCSHNLAEVERLCSRVAVIQGRLLALAPLKELRRAGQSLEIRVEGEGERFRAVLEALPFQPTVLSEGGKLRVLLTEDAQAPDVLSCLVSAGARVHSAVPAHRPLEEVYLELIRQGRV
- a CDS encoding ArnT family glycosyltransferase, with product MSSEVSDKNEQADTFAEAMLGGKRLHDEAWVKRWVALPLTARVVLVTAGLAAFLFLPYLGAVGLWDPWETHYGEVARMMVQRNDYVYPFWESAWFFSKPPMTMWLQALGMKVVGSLDGPGELSRYTEWGMRVPFALMSIAAVALLSLAVSRIATVRAGLATGFVLATMPLYFLLTRQTVTDTPFVTTLVCAMACALIGQLDETTKQRAAWWYGFYIFCGLSVLAKGLLGVGLPAVILLLYALLAVIPWSLDALGAHGKWLASRAFRKEVREGRQPMPVLWGQMFRMRLGTGVLVFAAVAVPWYLTLSLFDGVDDESKGFFYRFFIHDHLNRLTAGVHTTTPGGTFIYFIEQGGYAIFPWVALVPGAFAAVSRLKLRSASRADHLALIAVLWVAFTFWLLASSATKFHHYVFPILPGLAVLIALFIDRLWQDGPSEHAVSLLFGLILFVLVGKDLAEHPKNFTDLFVYNYDRLYPVDLVTKPITLFASRPLWMGDLITAVLLVVGAYLALDAITSKEKSYAGQAIAVLLVLAGAGALTAVVLRGSVSALGLAGAALLGVGAFTVWHALTKGCEERKGLLLLTGLYALAGVLLCWRGFRGAAGEDALLRAFMEPVNVKKGLGFAFALSGGLCVVAALRQTRGVLFGSFWLFALIFAVWFNWHHWVTLSHHWTQRDLFWRYYGQRQPGEPIAAFMMNWRGETFYSRNTVEQFRGGDSSTRMRNYAAQPGREWALVEHNRLSVLTNAVGAGKNVKVIDRDINNKFILVTID